AATTTCCATgagatttttcatttcttcttgagtgtgaagcaacatcgattAGATTTCAGtgtgaagcaacatcgattagatttcagcctctggagttccagaagggaagtcaacatttgaagatcgctagaggttctggctgctactgcagtagaagacaaacgggttgtttgtctaggcaagtaagaaagtcgaattgcaaaggttttgtaattgattattacttgtaattgttcttcaaataataagactGACTTTCCTGAATTTGGCtgtcccgtagggttttacttttaaagagttttttaaagGGTTTCTCTTCGTAATCAATCGTTgtgttttgcaagtttgattatttattttaaagtatctgattcgtttcataatcttaataattgagatctaacttatttgttcaaggaaattgataGACAATTTCGTAATTTTATAGGGGTATGTTGGAAATTTCAGAATGCATTGCTTCATAGGCCACAATAATGTTATCAGAGATTAATCTCCTGGATACAAAAGCACTCTGAGAAGAGAATACAATAGAAGGCAAGAACTATTTTAGTCTGTTGGCCAGGACCTTTGAGACCACCTTATAAATTACATTACATAAACTTATAAGTCTGTTCTCAGTGACTAAAGATGGATTCTATTTCTTGGAAATTAAGGTAATATAAGTATCATTAAGTTCAGTCAAACCACTCCTTTTGTCCAGGACTTCCTGAACTGGAGCTGTTACCTCCGCACAGCATTTCTTGGTCACTTTCAAGCTGTCATATATATTAATCTCTGTACGCACGTACGTAGTTAATTTCCGTCTATGTTTTAGGGTTCTTTAATGCATAACAACCCCAAAGAATATAACAGatcgaatttccacccacctaCGTTACGACTCATGTTTGCTTTGGACTGATCACTTTgaagcttttcttttttctgttccGAAGATAAAGTCGAACGTACCTTTAAAATTGATGAAGACTAGCTACTCCTTTATtcctaaaattatataattttttttaataaattcttttatatatgaaaaaaattatttttattagtgaCTATTTATTATCACATACTacatatcttataaaaaaatatctatatatcttataaaaagtatccctacattttatgaaaataagtaGTGACAGAATGCATATCATTTCTCGTATAAAAAAACACTCCAGACATAAGCAGATATAGCGAATCCAAGACACTGCCCTAGCGGGATTCCATTGTCGTATTCTGACAAATTAGAACTCCTCTCACTCCCTCTCTCTGGCAATTCCAACCTGGAAAAAGGCTTCGCAGAAGCTGTTGTTCAATGCAAGCTATGAATTCCACGTGGGCTTTCATAACCAGTTGGTTCACACCCGCCTATCTCTTCGTCCTCCTCAACCTCACCATCGCCACCATCTTTCTCATATCCCGATTCGGCCCTCAGAGACGACCAAAACAGCAGCAACTCGATCGAGTCCCGTCCTTTCTTGACCGAGTCACCTCCATCAACTTCTCCCTCCACAAGTTCGACCAACACAACGCAGGCCCAGTCGCCGATCAGTTTGACCTGCCCACGGATCCCGAGCACGTCAACACCCCGTGCCCCGTCCCGGATCATCCTCCGCCCCAAATCACCCGGTCTCCTTCCTTGTTGGAACGCCTCAAGTCCCTCAACCTCTCCTCTCTCTACCGATCCGACTCATCCGCCATGGAAAGCGAAGTTCATCATCCTTCGGATCTGAACTCGGACACTGATCATTTGGTGAAGCGAAGCAAGTCGGACAAGGGTGTCGGAGCTCCGCAAAGGCCGgtggagaagatgaagaggTCTGCGAGTGAGAAATCGCCGGTGGGGAGCTCCGAGGAGAAGGAGACGATGTCTTTGGAGGAGGACGAAGACGTGGACGTTAAGGCCGATGATTTTATCAACAGGTTTAAGCAGCAGCTGCGGTTGCAGCGGCTCGATTCTCTTCTTCGTTACAGGAACTTGCTTAAAAGGAATTAATCGAATTAaattcatattattatatttctttttgctCTTTTCGCCGATTATACACATTTCTCGTTGGTCTCACATGGCAAGATCGTGACGGTATTTAATTCGGTCATTTCATTCCTTAGTGGATAACAGAGCATGGCAGTGAGAATCCAACCAAGTACTGGAGTGCCTTCTGTTCTCATGGCCGGCGTTTCCTCTTCGACGTCGATTTGATTGAATTCCGAGGTAGGGTCATATTGGTCATTTTGGACCCTTATATAGGGTTTATTGGGGTGATGAAATGAAGAGTAATGGCAGTTTGTGGACAAGTTTagataatgataataattttgt
This is a stretch of genomic DNA from Carya illinoinensis cultivar Pawnee chromosome 3, C.illinoinensisPawnee_v1, whole genome shotgun sequence. It encodes these proteins:
- the LOC122305690 gene encoding pathogen-associated molecular patterns-induced protein A70-like, which gives rise to MQAMNSTWAFITSWFTPAYLFVLLNLTIATIFLISRFGPQRRPKQQQLDRVPSFLDRVTSINFSLHKFDQHNAGPVADQFDLPTDPEHVNTPCPVPDHPPPQITRSPSLLERLKSLNLSSLYRSDSSAMESEVHHPSDLNSDTDHLVKRSKSDKGVGAPQRPVEKMKRSASEKSPVGSSEEKETMSLEEDEDVDVKADDFINRFKQQLRLQRLDSLLRYRNLLKRN